In the genome of Arthrobacter sp. PAMC25284, the window CGCTGCGGAAAGACTAGACCCCGGGATCTTCCCGCCCGGCGGCCCGGTCCGGGTCCGTTATATACGCGTCGAGCTTGGCCAGGGTCTGTTCCAGGTTGGCCGGGTGCCGGCGCAGATAGCCGGCGAGGCGAAGGGCGATCCTGCCGCGCACCTTTCGCGCATCCCACTGCTCCGTGACCAGGGTGCCGGAAACTCCGGCGTCGTTGGTGGTGGGTTCCAGCAGGTAGCGCCAGACGTGGCCGTAGAAGTGCCGCCATGCGATCCGGCGGCCTTCCTCGAACTCGCACACGGTGTTGAGGATTTTGTAGTCGACCCGCATGTTCATCTCCATACCGAACCTGGCGCCGAGGGCCAGCCTCTCCGGGCCGTGCGGCTGGGCACCCTTGACCGTGTCCGAGCCGTCAATCACGCTGTGCAGGGCCGGCTGGGCCAGAACCTCGAAGATCGATTCCGGGGCAGCGGCAATGAAGCGGCTGCGGGACACAAGGTATCTGTTGCTCATCAGCCAATCCTAGTCGTCCGTCCGGGGCCGGATTATGGTGCAAAATGAGTCATGCAAAGTTTCGCCCAGGCCCCAGGCAGCCGTCCCCGGATCGGGCTTCCGGTCCGCCTCAGCAGTTCCAGCGACCCGGATCCGCGGGTCTCCGAAGCCAATAAGCTTTTCGACCACATCGTCGAGCTGGTGCGCGACGGCGGCGGCGACCCTGTGCTGTTCAGCACCGCACCCTCCGCAACGGCCCTGGCCTCGCTCGACGGTGTCATCATCCCTGGTGGCGGCGACCTGGACCCGCGGCTTTATGGCGAGCAGCCCAGCGAGGTCTGCTACGACGTG includes:
- a CDS encoding polyketide cyclase / dehydrase and lipid transport, which encodes MSNRYLVSRSRFIAAAPESIFEVLAQPALHSVIDGSDTVKGAQPHGPERLALGARFGMEMNMRVDYKILNTVCEFEEGRRIAWRHFYGHVWRYLLEPTTNDAGVSGTLVTEQWDARKVRGRIALRLAGYLRRHPANLEQTLAKLDAYITDPDRAAGREDPGV